Proteins encoded together in one Colius striatus isolate bColStr4 chromosome 3, bColStr4.1.hap1, whole genome shotgun sequence window:
- the RWDD4 gene encoding RWD domain-containing protein 4 translates to MAANEDQEMELEALRSIYEGDVCFRELSPVSFQYRIGESGDPKAFLIEVSWPETYPQTAPVISMDAFFNNTISSAIKQSILEKLMVEVEANLGTAMTYTLFEYAKDNKELFMENQPVNTVTSVSNSIATGTPDVPASKKKDKKEQLSKTQKRKLADKTDNKGELPRGWNWVDVIKHVSIFKLVFFFSIKRFAKCRTVAHFGF, encoded by the exons ATGGCTGCTAACGAGGACCAGGAG atggAACTTGAAGCGCTGCGCTCTATCTACGAGGGAGACGTGTGCTTCAGGGAGCTTAGCCCGGTTTCCTTCCAGTACAGG atAGGGGAGAGTGGAGATCCCAAAGCCTTTCTAATAGAAGTTTCCTGGCCAGAAACATATCCGCAAACAGCACCAGTCATATCGATGGATGCTTTCTTCAACAACACaat ATCTTCAGCTATTAAACAAAGTATATTGGAGAAGTTAATGGTAGAAGTTGAAGCAAATCTTGGAACTGCTATGACATATACGCTTTTTGAATACGCCAAAGATAATAAAGAGTTGTTCATGGAAAATCAGCCTGTTAACACTGTG ACTTCAGTAAGCAATAGCATTGCAACTGGAACTCCTGACGTGCCAGCaagtaagaaaaaagataaaaaggagCAGTTATCCAAAACCCAGAAACGAAAACTGGCTGATAAAACAG ATAACAAAGGAGAACTTCCACGTGGATGGAACTGGGTGGACGTAATTAAG CATGTAAGTATTTtcaagttggtttttttttttagcattaaaAGATTTGCAAAATGTAGAACTGTTGCTCATTTTGGATTCTGA